A stretch of Aerococcus christensenii DNA encodes these proteins:
- a CDS encoding HAD family hydrolase, protein MNLRGAIFDFDGTLYDSMAIWEDLGADYLRSLGKEPASDLREQLRTMSLDQSAIYLNERYALHLSKEAIIQGINDQIRSYYVSKVLPKAHVRDFLQELKEADVKMVIATATDKPLIESALERCGLTTYFSEILSCSGVGFGKDQPMIYQKALESLETIKSETLVFEDAFHAAQTAKSAGFVVCGVYDAFEPKQEELKSLADYYLIDFSQFLKKIERGVLK, encoded by the coding sequence ATGAATTTAAGGGGTGCTATTTTTGATTTTGATGGAACCTTGTATGATTCCATGGCCATTTGGGAGGATTTAGGAGCAGATTACTTAAGATCACTGGGAAAGGAGCCGGCTTCTGATTTGCGAGAGCAGCTTCGAACAATGAGTTTAGATCAATCAGCGATCTATTTAAATGAGAGGTATGCGCTCCATCTATCTAAGGAAGCCATTATTCAAGGAATTAATGATCAAATTCGTTCCTATTATGTCTCTAAAGTTTTACCCAAAGCACATGTACGTGATTTTTTACAAGAACTCAAAGAAGCGGATGTCAAGATGGTGATTGCTACAGCAACTGATAAACCCTTAATTGAGAGTGCCTTGGAACGGTGTGGCTTAACCACTTATTTTTCAGAGATTTTGAGCTGTTCAGGTGTTGGCTTTGGAAAAGATCAGCCAATGATTTATCAGAAAGCTTTAGAAAGTTTAGAAACGATTAAAAGTGAAACGTTAGTGTTTGAAGATGCTTTTCACGCTGCCCAAACTGCAAAATCAGCTGGTTTTGTGGTTTGTGGGGTGTATGATGCTTTTGAACCTAAACAAGAAGAACTCAAAAGTTTAGCGGATTACTATCTCATTGATTTTTCGCAATTTTTAAAAAAAATTGAGAGAGGAGTTTTGAAATGA
- a CDS encoding ABC-F family ATP-binding cassette domain-containing protein has product MLQVSNVSLHFSDRKLYDHVNLKFSPGNCYGIIGANGAGKSTFLKILSGEIAPSSGEVTKEPNERLSVLNQDHFAYEEYTALDTVIMGNAKLYAIREEKDSIYNKTNFTEEDGIRAGELEAEFSEMNGWEAESEASQLLQGLGIEESKHYQLMSDLEERDKVKILLAQALFGNPDILLLDEPTNGLDTESIEWLCEYIINFPNAVIVVSHDRYFLNQVCTHICDVDFGKIKLYVGNYDFWKESSELAAKLQADAQAKKEEKVKELKDFIARFSANASKSKQATSRKKMLDKIELEDIQPSSRKYPYVGFEPEREIGNDVLIVENLSKTIDGIKVLDNITFHLKNDDKVAFLSKNDVAITTLFKIITGEMEADSGHYKWGITTNQTYLPRDTSEAFSQEDQSILDWLFKYAKTPEEQDNTFLRSFLGRMLFSGDDVKKEVGVLSGGEKVRCMLSKMMLSKANVLIMDDPTNHLDLESISSLNDGLMKFKGVLLFTSHDRQFLSTLANRIIHLSGSGIVDKIHTSYEEYLDNPDTQKRVKALYTSH; this is encoded by the coding sequence ATGTTACAAGTCTCGAATGTGAGCTTACATTTCTCTGACCGTAAGCTGTACGATCATGTGAATTTAAAATTTAGTCCTGGCAACTGTTACGGAATTATCGGCGCAAACGGTGCTGGAAAATCAACCTTTTTAAAAATCTTGTCAGGTGAGATTGCCCCATCGAGTGGTGAAGTAACGAAAGAACCGAATGAACGTCTATCTGTCTTAAATCAAGACCACTTTGCCTACGAGGAATACACCGCTTTAGACACTGTCATCATGGGCAATGCTAAACTCTACGCCATCCGTGAAGAAAAGGATAGTATCTATAACAAGACTAATTTTACAGAAGAGGATGGCATCCGAGCGGGTGAACTGGAGGCAGAATTTTCTGAAATGAATGGCTGGGAAGCAGAATCGGAAGCCTCTCAACTTCTTCAAGGACTAGGCATTGAAGAAAGTAAACACTACCAATTGATGAGCGACCTTGAAGAAAGAGATAAGGTGAAAATTTTACTCGCCCAAGCTCTATTTGGAAACCCTGATATTCTTCTCTTGGACGAACCAACAAACGGTCTAGATACAGAATCTATCGAATGGTTATGTGAATACATTATTAACTTTCCCAATGCGGTCATCGTCGTTTCTCACGACCGCTACTTTCTCAACCAAGTCTGCACCCATATTTGCGATGTGGACTTTGGAAAAATTAAACTCTACGTCGGTAACTATGACTTTTGGAAGGAATCAAGCGAACTGGCCGCCAAACTTCAAGCAGATGCTCAAGCAAAAAAAGAAGAAAAAGTGAAAGAATTAAAAGATTTTATCGCACGTTTCTCTGCCAACGCCTCAAAATCAAAACAAGCCACTTCTCGAAAGAAAATGTTAGATAAAATCGAGCTAGAGGATATCCAACCCTCTAGCCGTAAATATCCTTATGTCGGCTTTGAACCTGAACGAGAGATTGGTAACGATGTCTTAATCGTTGAAAATCTCTCCAAAACAATTGACGGCATCAAAGTCTTAGATAACATCACCTTTCACCTTAAAAATGATGATAAAGTCGCCTTCCTCTCCAAGAATGACGTTGCTATAACTACTCTTTTTAAAATTATTACGGGTGAAATGGAAGCAGACAGTGGTCATTACAAGTGGGGAATCACAACGAACCAAACTTATCTTCCAAGAGATACTTCTGAAGCATTTAGCCAAGAAGATCAAAGCATTTTAGACTGGCTTTTCAAATATGCCAAAACGCCAGAAGAACAAGATAATACTTTTCTTAGGAGCTTCCTTGGTCGAATGCTATTCTCTGGAGATGACGTCAAAAAAGAAGTGGGTGTCCTTTCCGGTGGAGAAAAAGTTCGCTGCATGCTCTCTAAGATGATGCTATCTAAAGCCAACGTTCTGATAATGGATGACCCTACCAACCACCTAGACCTTGAATCTATTTCGAGCTTAAACGATGGCTTAATGAAATTTAAAGGCGTCCTCCTCTTTACTTCCCATGACCGTCAATTCTTGTCTACCTTAGCTAACCGAATTATCCATCTCTCTGGATCTGGCATAGTTGATAAGATTCACACCTCTTATGAAGAATATCTTGACAACCCCGATACTCAAAAACGTGTCAAAGCCCTCTATACAAGTCATTAA
- the thiE gene encoding thiamine phosphate synthase: MDKKDLLLYAVTDRRWTGEVTLEEQVEAALKGGVTFLQLREKDLGTEEYIAQAKKIKALTDKYHVPFVIDDNIEVALAVDADGVHVGQSDLPASEVRKLIGPNKILGVSAKTVEQALKAEAAGADYLGSGAVFETTTKPGTPTLPHETLQAICQAVSIPVVAIGGITPENLLTLKGADVAGVAIISAIFGVKDIEGRCRKLLELSRELVQA, from the coding sequence GTGGATAAGAAGGATTTACTTTTATATGCAGTGACAGATCGTCGGTGGACAGGAGAAGTCACTCTAGAAGAACAAGTGGAAGCCGCACTTAAGGGAGGCGTGACCTTCCTCCAATTGCGGGAGAAAGATTTAGGGACAGAAGAATATATTGCTCAAGCTAAGAAGATCAAAGCCTTAACGGACAAGTATCATGTGCCCTTTGTCATTGATGATAATATAGAGGTCGCTCTAGCAGTAGATGCCGATGGGGTGCATGTTGGTCAATCCGATTTACCAGCTTCTGAAGTCAGAAAATTAATTGGCCCTAATAAAATATTAGGTGTGTCAGCTAAAACCGTTGAACAAGCCCTTAAAGCAGAAGCAGCTGGTGCGGATTATTTAGGCTCTGGAGCCGTGTTTGAGACCACAACGAAACCAGGGACTCCAACCTTACCTCATGAAACCTTACAAGCTATTTGTCAAGCGGTTTCCATTCCAGTGGTTGCCATTGGTGGGATTACTCCAGAGAACTTATTAACACTCAAAGGGGCAGATGTTGCAGGCGTAGCGATCATTTCGGCTATTTTTGGGGTCAAGGATATTGAAGGCCGTTGTCGGAAACTTTTAGAGCTTAGTCGTGAATTGGTTCAAGCATGA
- a CDS encoding HAD family hydrolase — protein sequence MKKIIIFDMDGTLIDSETPYLEALTEVFKKYGISFTREEYVAEQAGRTFDECQASIIRKSGNLELGLQVIKETGALHQKRFEEEGFLSKPGLIETLEAIKEKGIKMMVASSSTRQLVDKRLKSLGIQGYFSEIVSGDQVSHSKPHPEIFLLALERSGCSAQEALIVEDSPSGVEAGLNAHIETIMVPDLVEATPKIQEEALAVVPDLTEILPYLGDEIGD from the coding sequence ATGAAAAAGATTATTATTTTTGATATGGATGGGACTTTAATTGATTCTGAGACCCCTTATTTAGAAGCTTTGACAGAAGTCTTTAAAAAGTATGGTATTTCATTTACCCGTGAGGAATATGTGGCCGAGCAAGCAGGTCGGACATTTGATGAGTGCCAAGCGTCGATTATCAGAAAAAGTGGAAACCTAGAGTTAGGTCTTCAAGTTATCAAAGAAACTGGAGCCCTTCATCAAAAACGTTTTGAAGAAGAAGGCTTTTTGTCTAAACCGGGTTTAATAGAAACTTTAGAGGCTATAAAAGAAAAAGGAATTAAGATGATGGTTGCTTCTTCATCTACACGGCAATTGGTAGATAAGCGGTTAAAATCATTAGGTATTCAGGGATATTTTAGTGAGATTGTTTCAGGAGACCAAGTCTCGCATTCCAAACCGCATCCTGAGATTTTTCTTTTGGCACTTGAAAGAAGTGGATGTTCCGCACAGGAAGCTCTCATTGTAGAAGATTCACCATCAGGGGTAGAAGCAGGACTAAATGCGCACATTGAAACGATTATGGTCCCAGATTTGGTAGAGGCTACTCCTAAGATTCAGGAAGAAGCCCTTGCGGTGGTGCCAGATTTGACAGAAATTTTGCCTTATCTTGGAGATGAGATAGGGGATTAA
- the thiD gene encoding bifunctional hydroxymethylpyrimidine kinase/phosphomethylpyrimidine kinase — translation MKTALSIAGSDSSGGAGIQADLKAMSFNGVFAMSAITALTAQNTTGVTGILNVSPEFLKEQLDAVFTDIYPDAVKIGMVSNVELIQAIAERLNHYQAKHIVLDPVMVATSGSNLLESDAVVALRKELFPLAEVVTPNILEAETLAQMSVKDEESMVAAGKKISETYGCAVLVKGGHRVNDANDLLYHNGDYQWFKGERIDTNNTHGTGCTLSSAIAANLAKGFDLATSIDRAKGYISSALADGLDLGKGSGPLNHAFDLKGEWKKEA, via the coding sequence ATGAAAACAGCATTATCAATCGCAGGGAGTGACTCAAGTGGGGGCGCAGGTATTCAAGCTGATTTGAAGGCAATGAGCTTTAATGGCGTTTTTGCTATGAGTGCGATTACTGCCTTAACCGCCCAAAATACAACAGGAGTAACAGGAATTTTAAATGTGTCGCCGGAATTCTTAAAGGAACAGCTGGATGCTGTTTTCACGGATATCTATCCAGATGCCGTCAAAATTGGGATGGTTTCGAATGTGGAATTAATCCAAGCCATTGCAGAACGTTTGAACCACTATCAAGCCAAACATATTGTTTTAGATCCTGTGATGGTAGCTACCTCTGGGTCTAATTTACTTGAAAGTGATGCGGTAGTGGCTTTAAGAAAGGAACTATTTCCTTTAGCGGAAGTTGTAACGCCTAATATTTTAGAAGCTGAAACACTCGCTCAAATGTCTGTTAAAGATGAAGAGAGTATGGTAGCTGCTGGTAAGAAAATTAGCGAAACCTATGGCTGTGCGGTATTGGTAAAAGGCGGACATCGTGTAAATGATGCCAACGATCTCTTATACCACAATGGAGATTATCAATGGTTTAAGGGAGAGAGAATTGATACCAATAATACGCATGGAACAGGGTGTACCTTATCCAGTGCGATCGCTGCTAATTTAGCAAAAGGGTTTGATTTAGCAACATCTATTGACCGGGCAAAAGGCTATATCTCATCTGCTTTGGCAGACGGCTTAGATTTAGGCAAAGGAAGCGGCCCATTGAATCATGCCTTTGATTTAAAAGGAGAATGGAAAAAAGAGGCCTAA
- the tenA gene encoding thiaminase II: MNFTERLLEKTIDIWEEYYKHPFVLGIQNGNLDHAKFRYYILQDYLYLEEYLKVFALGVAKSRSAETCHLFAGYIENITHSEMDIHRGYMGELEISAEELQHAKRALDNLSYTSYMLRLGYEEDELAILISILACALSYEYIGKRIVKNNPAILEDPFFGPWVAGYSSEDYTRENLLLIEQVERLAKGCDEERLDYLTEIFVNCSAYELEFWNFSWKGENKA; encoded by the coding sequence ATGAATTTTACGGAACGTTTATTAGAGAAAACCATTGATATTTGGGAAGAATACTATAAGCATCCCTTTGTTTTAGGTATCCAAAATGGAAACTTGGATCATGCGAAATTTCGCTACTATATCCTCCAAGACTATCTCTATCTAGAAGAATATTTGAAAGTCTTTGCTTTAGGGGTAGCCAAATCACGGAGCGCGGAAACCTGTCATTTGTTTGCGGGATATATCGAAAATATTACGCATTCAGAGATGGATATTCACCGGGGCTATATGGGAGAATTGGAGATTAGTGCAGAAGAATTGCAACATGCCAAGAGAGCTTTGGATAATTTATCTTATACTTCTTATATGCTACGGTTAGGCTATGAAGAAGATGAATTAGCTATTTTGATCTCGATTTTGGCCTGCGCTTTGAGTTATGAATATATTGGTAAGCGTATTGTCAAAAATAATCCCGCTATTTTAGAAGATCCTTTCTTTGGACCTTGGGTAGCCGGTTATAGCAGTGAGGATTACACGCGAGAGAATCTGCTTTTGATTGAACAAGTGGAACGTTTGGCTAAAGGCTGTGATGAAGAGAGATTAGACTATTTAACTGAAATATTTGTCAACTGCTCCGCCTATGAATTAGAATTTTGGAATTTTTCATGGAAAGGTGAAAATAAAGCTTAG
- a CDS encoding ABC transporter ATP-binding protein, which translates to MSFIWSYLRPFKRQLLFIFLGMVMFTLVTLGLPTVLAYIIDDVIIPKNYEQLAIYLTIMVLITLLGVLGQLFGAYFISQVTTLVVKNIRDAIYEKMQHLSHHEFQTFGVPSLTNRITTDAFIIMQFVQLGLRTLSTAPIMILISMIMVGRTASTLGLYLFPVMPLIIGLIYFIARLTLPISKKQQVTLDKMNQLLRENILGTRVIRAYNREGFMTNRFQKVNSSYQGFSIKLFKTMAVTPALFSFIVNLTIITILILGSHLIAQQKMQVGTLVAFIEYVWQALFSLMVFANIFMMYPRAMVSAHRLKEVLYSPISITNPSQPLFETNQSGQLEFRHVYFSYPDADEPVLEDLSFTTKAGQTLAFIGSTGSGKSTIVKLIPRFYDVTSGQILLDGIDIRRLDLKTLRSKIGYTPQTANLFSGQIAANLRFGKPTADEKDMTRATEVSQAFEFISNLDSGYKTHLTEGGTNLSGGQRQRLSIARSIIGKREIYIFDDSFSALDYKTDAKVRQALREETQEATTLIIAQRVGTIINADKIIVLDKGKIIAQGTHQELLASCPLYYEIAASQLTKEELHHES; encoded by the coding sequence ATGTCATTTATTTGGTCTTATTTGCGTCCGTTTAAACGGCAGCTCCTATTTATTTTTTTAGGAATGGTGATGTTTACTTTAGTCACCTTAGGTCTACCAACTGTTTTAGCCTATATTATCGATGATGTGATTATCCCTAAAAACTATGAACAATTAGCTATCTATCTCACTATCATGGTACTTATCACCCTATTAGGTGTTTTAGGACAACTTTTTGGTGCTTATTTTATTAGTCAGGTTACCACTCTAGTCGTTAAAAATATTCGAGATGCCATCTACGAAAAGATGCAACATCTCTCCCATCATGAATTTCAAACTTTTGGCGTTCCTTCGCTTACGAACCGAATCACCACCGATGCCTTTATTATTATGCAATTCGTCCAATTAGGACTGAGAACCCTCTCTACGGCTCCAATAATGATTCTTATTTCAATGATCATGGTTGGACGAACAGCTTCTACCCTAGGGTTATATCTTTTTCCTGTGATGCCTTTAATCATCGGTCTGATCTATTTTATCGCACGTCTAACCCTCCCTATTTCAAAAAAACAACAAGTCACCCTCGATAAAATGAACCAACTGCTTAGAGAAAATATTTTAGGAACTCGGGTCATTCGCGCTTATAACCGTGAAGGTTTTATGACCAACCGCTTTCAAAAGGTGAACAGTTCCTACCAAGGATTTTCAATCAAACTTTTCAAAACAATGGCCGTTACGCCAGCTCTTTTCTCCTTTATTGTCAACTTAACCATCATTACCATTCTCATTTTAGGGAGTCATCTGATTGCTCAACAAAAGATGCAAGTGGGGACGTTAGTAGCCTTCATTGAATATGTCTGGCAAGCCCTTTTCTCTTTAATGGTCTTTGCTAACATTTTTATGATGTATCCGCGTGCGATGGTCTCTGCCCATCGATTAAAAGAAGTCCTCTACTCCCCCATCAGTATTACTAATCCTTCCCAGCCCCTTTTTGAGACAAACCAATCCGGACAACTCGAATTCCGTCATGTGTACTTTTCTTATCCCGATGCCGATGAACCTGTACTAGAAGATCTCTCCTTCACAACAAAAGCTGGGCAAACTTTGGCTTTCATCGGTTCCACTGGATCTGGAAAATCTACAATTGTCAAACTCATTCCCCGCTTTTACGATGTAACTTCTGGACAAATTCTCCTAGATGGAATCGATATTCGCCGGCTAGACTTGAAAACTTTGCGGTCTAAAATCGGCTACACCCCTCAAACAGCCAATCTTTTTTCTGGACAGATCGCTGCCAACTTAAGATTTGGAAAACCCACTGCTGATGAAAAAGATATGACAAGAGCGACCGAAGTTTCGCAAGCTTTCGAATTTATTTCTAACTTAGATAGTGGCTACAAAACCCATTTAACAGAAGGCGGAACGAACCTATCTGGCGGGCAACGTCAACGTCTTTCCATCGCTCGCTCAATTATTGGAAAAAGAGAAATCTATATCTTCGATGATAGTTTCTCTGCCTTAGACTACAAAACCGATGCGAAAGTGCGCCAAGCCCTTAGAGAAGAAACACAAGAAGCAACCACCCTCATCATCGCTCAACGTGTCGGCACTATCATTAACGCTGATAAAATTATTGTCTTAGACAAGGGTAAAATTATAGCTCAGGGTACCCACCAAGAACTTCTCGCTAGTTGCCCCCTCTATTATGAAATCGCAGCTTCCCAATTAACGAAGGAGGAATTACACCATGAAAGTTAA
- the thiM gene encoding hydroxyethylthiazole kinase gives MKKEEVQAAIIEAVHQVKSTNPMAPSITNTVTINFVANTQIAVGGSAAMVYMPDEGKTMANIAQAMYINVGTIFPIYEETLPQTAAKLHELGKNWVVDPVAIGIGELRTKLLNDFKPYKPSIIRGNASEVIALAHLWHLLDHPSESKVRGVDSTESVDQATEAALALALYTGGAVSVSGKTDLVTDGHHIAHSHGGSSFMGKITGAGCSLGGVTAVYACVADPFIAALTACQVFNLAGSRAEAKVKAPGSFQPQFIDELYLASAEDIAHNSFDFVTL, from the coding sequence ATGAAAAAAGAAGAAGTTCAAGCTGCTATCATTGAAGCTGTTCATCAAGTCAAGTCAACTAATCCTATGGCTCCTTCCATCACTAATACGGTGACTATTAATTTTGTCGCCAATACTCAAATCGCTGTAGGAGGCTCTGCTGCCATGGTCTATATGCCTGATGAAGGCAAAACGATGGCCAATATTGCTCAAGCTATGTATATAAACGTCGGAACAATCTTCCCTATTTACGAAGAAACACTCCCTCAAACTGCCGCCAAGCTACACGAACTCGGTAAAAATTGGGTAGTCGACCCCGTGGCTATAGGGATTGGAGAATTACGTACCAAACTTTTAAATGACTTCAAGCCTTATAAACCTTCTATTATTCGCGGAAATGCCTCAGAAGTGATTGCGCTTGCTCATCTCTGGCACCTTCTCGATCATCCTTCTGAATCCAAAGTACGTGGCGTGGACTCCACAGAAAGTGTGGACCAAGCTACAGAAGCGGCACTTGCCCTCGCTCTCTACACAGGTGGCGCAGTTTCTGTATCTGGTAAAACTGATCTCGTCACAGATGGTCACCACATTGCCCATTCTCATGGTGGCTCCTCCTTCATGGGCAAAATCACAGGAGCTGGGTGTTCCTTAGGGGGTGTCACTGCTGTCTATGCTTGCGTGGCAGATCCTTTCATTGCAGCTTTGACTGCTTGCCAGGTATTTAACTTAGCAGGCAGCCGTGCGGAAGCGAAAGTTAAAGCTCCAGGAAGCTTCCAACCTCAATTTATTGATGAACTTTATCTTGCGAGTGCTGAAGACATCGCTCATAATTCGTTTGATTTCGTCACTTTGTAA
- a CDS encoding acetylornithine deacetylase: MDKGQLSQLIEDRFDQLLDLLDQLIRFETVSPPARNTQPIQAFVRQYLTDQDFEVDHWPFFQKDELLVGCKKGTDSTNYHSLVLNGHVDVAPVGDEKDWTSPPFQLTQKDGRLYGRGTSDMKAAIAADLFLFKLLKEEGIPLKGDLLFHSVVGEESGEAGTREILEKGYGADYAIVSDTSELKIWGQGGCITGWIKLKTDKVFHDGNRRNLIHAGGGLKGFSTVEKMVKLIEGLQELERYWAVTKSYPEFAAGSNTINPAYIEGGRNPAFIADTCSLWFTVHFYPNEKVEDITKEVTEHIQKVAQADPWMRDNPPIVEWGGRSMAEDKGEIFPALELNQDHPGFKHLVKAYQNIKGEDPVIGMSPSVSDSGWFTPFNIPVVCFGPGEMKEAHALNESSSRQELLEFTQIIGAFILDWCNQKR; the protein is encoded by the coding sequence ATGGATAAAGGACAACTCTCACAATTGATCGAAGATAGATTCGATCAATTATTAGACTTACTCGACCAACTCATTCGTTTTGAAACAGTGAGCCCACCTGCCAGAAACACGCAACCCATTCAAGCATTCGTTAGACAATACTTAACAGACCAAGATTTTGAAGTCGACCACTGGCCATTCTTCCAAAAAGATGAACTCCTTGTTGGCTGCAAGAAAGGAACGGACAGTACCAACTACCACAGTCTGGTTTTAAACGGCCATGTAGACGTTGCTCCTGTAGGGGATGAAAAAGACTGGACCTCCCCACCTTTCCAACTCACTCAAAAAGATGGCCGTCTCTACGGTCGAGGCACCAGCGATATGAAAGCCGCTATTGCAGCAGATCTCTTTCTTTTTAAACTTCTCAAAGAAGAAGGCATTCCCCTAAAAGGAGACCTCCTCTTCCATTCTGTCGTCGGAGAAGAATCTGGAGAAGCGGGTACCCGAGAGATCTTAGAAAAGGGATATGGCGCTGACTACGCTATTGTCAGTGATACCTCTGAATTAAAAATTTGGGGGCAAGGGGGTTGTATCACCGGTTGGATCAAATTAAAGACAGATAAAGTCTTTCATGATGGCAACCGCCGCAACTTAATTCATGCAGGAGGTGGCTTAAAAGGTTTTAGCACCGTTGAAAAAATGGTCAAACTCATTGAAGGCCTTCAAGAACTTGAACGTTACTGGGCCGTCACCAAGTCTTACCCTGAATTCGCCGCCGGTAGCAACACCATCAACCCCGCTTATATTGAAGGCGGACGTAATCCTGCCTTTATTGCAGACACCTGCTCCCTATGGTTTACCGTTCACTTTTACCCGAACGAAAAAGTCGAAGATATCACCAAGGAAGTCACGGAGCATATTCAAAAGGTTGCCCAAGCAGACCCATGGATGCGTGACAATCCTCCAATTGTGGAATGGGGAGGGCGCTCCATGGCAGAAGATAAGGGAGAAATTTTCCCCGCTTTAGAACTCAATCAAGATCACCCTGGCTTTAAACATTTAGTCAAAGCCTACCAAAATATCAAAGGAGAAGATCCTGTCATCGGCATGTCTCCATCAGTTTCAGATTCCGGTTGGTTCACACCTTTCAACATTCCTGTCGTTTGTTTTGGACCAGGTGAAATGAAGGAAGCCCACGCCTTAAATGAGTCCAGCAGTCGCCAAGAACTTCTTGAATTTACCCAAATTATAGGCGCCTTCATTCTCGATTGGTGTAATCAAAAACGCTAA
- a CDS encoding energy-coupling factor transporter transmembrane component T family protein has product MIDHFNPTIKTFSFMATSIILGFFSNWHLNSIFCLFGLLCLITSKRVSWKTLGIALLPITILAISFFVSGWKFYAESIADHSAVVIDDVLSPAFENGLVLGSRLYAYGLIGLAYSLTNDSLELVTSFMQQCHISVKLAYGVLAALHLLPTLKHDYEVTKLSYQIRGIKVSPFSSKPLFTLLVRTINWSDCLAKAMEAKGISELRTQYLVMKVHFMDILVGVGLPVIALALGLIKI; this is encoded by the coding sequence ATGATTGATCATTTTAATCCTACCATTAAGACTTTTTCTTTCATGGCGACTTCCATTATTTTAGGTTTCTTTTCTAACTGGCACTTAAATAGCATCTTTTGTCTATTTGGTCTCCTTTGTTTAATTACTTCAAAACGTGTGAGCTGGAAAACCTTAGGGATAGCTCTCTTACCTATTACCATATTAGCGATTAGTTTCTTTGTTTCTGGTTGGAAATTTTATGCTGAAAGTATTGCGGATCATAGCGCAGTCGTTATTGATGACGTTCTTTCCCCAGCGTTCGAAAATGGGCTAGTCCTAGGGAGTCGCTTGTATGCCTACGGATTAATCGGATTAGCTTACAGTTTAACCAATGATAGCTTAGAATTAGTCACAAGTTTTATGCAACAATGCCACATTTCTGTTAAACTCGCTTACGGCGTTTTAGCAGCCTTGCATTTACTCCCTACCCTCAAACACGACTATGAAGTAACAAAACTCAGCTATCAAATTCGCGGGATTAAGGTCTCACCTTTCTCCTCCAAGCCTCTATTCACCCTCTTAGTTCGAACCATTAATTGGTCCGATTGCCTTGCTAAGGCTATGGAAGCTAAAGGCATATCAGAATTAAGAACCCAGTACCTGGTTATGAAAGTTCACTTCATGGATATTCTCGTAGGTGTGGGACTCCCTGTGATTGCACTTGCTTTAGGATTAATTAAAATTTAA